One Paenibacillus sp. FSL H7-0737 DNA segment encodes these proteins:
- the nadA gene encoding quinolinate synthase NadA, which produces MEALALERKQEQNRELRIRLEQLKKERNAIILAHYYQRDEIQEVADFRGDSFLLAQKAAETDAEVIVFCGVHFMGESAKILAPNKTVLIPDERAGCPMADMVNVDGLRKLKAQHPNAKVVTYINSSAEIKAETDICCTSANAVKVIESLDAEEIIWVPDKNLGQYVQDQTGKKLIIWEGYCNTHDMLTVKDVVEMRAKYPEAEFVVHPECRPEVVAMGDYVGSTTSILEYCRKSDRKQFIVGTEDGTGYQLRKDSPDKEFHFATKFLVCPNMKVNNLKKLVKCLETMKPQIYVPPAVADKARTSLERMLQVR; this is translated from the coding sequence GTGGAAGCTCTGGCACTTGAGCGTAAGCAGGAACAGAATCGAGAACTTCGTATACGTCTTGAACAGCTTAAGAAGGAAAGAAACGCAATCATTTTAGCTCATTATTATCAACGTGATGAAATTCAGGAGGTTGCCGATTTCCGGGGAGACTCTTTTTTACTCGCTCAGAAGGCTGCAGAGACTGATGCAGAGGTTATTGTATTCTGCGGTGTTCATTTCATGGGGGAAAGTGCTAAAATTCTGGCTCCAAACAAAACCGTCCTTATTCCTGATGAACGTGCAGGCTGCCCAATGGCTGATATGGTCAATGTAGACGGTTTGCGTAAGCTTAAAGCGCAACATCCAAATGCTAAAGTGGTGACTTATATCAACTCGTCTGCAGAGATTAAAGCGGAAACTGATATCTGTTGTACCTCTGCCAATGCCGTGAAAGTAATCGAATCCCTCGATGCTGAAGAAATTATCTGGGTACCCGATAAGAATCTTGGTCAATACGTACAAGATCAGACCGGCAAAAAACTGATTATCTGGGAAGGCTATTGCAACACTCATGATATGTTGACTGTTAAAGATGTAGTAGAAATGAGAGCGAAATACCCAGAAGCAGAATTTGTAGTTCATCCAGAATGTCGTCCGGAAGTAGTGGCCATGGGTGATTATGTAGGTAGTACTACATCCATTCTCGAGTATTGCCGGAAATCTGACCGTAAGCAATTTATCGTTGGAACTGAGGATGGTACAGGGTATCAGCTTCGTAAAGATAGTCCGGATAAAGAATTCCATTTTGCTACAAAATTTCTTGTTTGTCCTAATATGAAAGTTAACAATCTAAAAAAACTGGTGAAATGCCTGGAGACGATGAAGCCACAAATCTATGTACCGCCTGCTGTCGCCGACAAAGCCAGAACTTCCCTAGAGCGCATGCTACAAGTCCGGTAG
- the tilS gene encoding tRNA lysidine(34) synthetase TilS, translating into MEQMNGLVESVLESAAEHELWAPHDTIVVAVSGGPDSVALLHVLHEIALNVMPLTLICAHVNHGFRAESKEEAELVRGMAEQLGLPFELAEFDIPSLAKESGLGPEGTAREKRYEFLIDTAHRYGARSVALAHHADDQAETVIMRLLRGSGLSGLSGIKWKRTEKKVELIRPFLRINKTALLGLCQNEGFTYAEDATNLLTKYKRNAVRLEVLPFLERYNGRVRQSLVQLAEIAGAEDEYMEASAVKCFEELVSEGEGKYTFNRASFAAIPSALQRRLIKLILNYLSADLSALDFSKIESVRRGTLQSYPTTWSLDLGGGLTCVRQYDIILFSSKPAQQQASYTYRLFLPDSELKLEEIGKVMSMAVLERENFFVQGEDYGKMSAWFDRDELVFPLTIRSRLPGDTIRVMGLNGSKKVKDIYIDDKIPAAERSMIPLVCDGLGNIVWIPGVRRSMHAAVGRQTTSVLLLSLAELDDREET; encoded by the coding sequence ATGGAGCAAATGAATGGACTGGTGGAGTCAGTATTGGAGTCAGCAGCCGAGCACGAGCTGTGGGCGCCCCATGACACCATTGTAGTCGCAGTTTCCGGCGGCCCGGATTCTGTGGCTCTTTTGCATGTTTTGCATGAAATAGCTTTAAACGTTATGCCACTTACCTTAATATGCGCTCATGTGAATCACGGATTTAGAGCGGAGTCTAAGGAAGAGGCAGAGCTAGTACGTGGTATGGCTGAACAATTGGGACTGCCCTTTGAGTTGGCAGAATTCGATATTCCCTCTTTGGCTAAAGAGAGTGGACTCGGCCCTGAGGGGACAGCGCGCGAGAAGCGATACGAATTCCTGATTGATACCGCACACCGTTATGGGGCGCGCTCCGTTGCTCTGGCTCATCATGCGGATGATCAGGCAGAAACGGTGATTATGCGTCTATTGCGAGGAAGCGGTTTATCGGGGCTGTCCGGTATCAAGTGGAAAAGAACAGAAAAAAAGGTGGAACTCATTCGTCCATTCCTACGTATTAACAAAACGGCTCTTCTTGGGTTATGTCAGAATGAAGGTTTCACCTATGCCGAGGATGCGACTAATCTGCTGACGAAATACAAGCGGAATGCTGTTCGATTGGAAGTTCTTCCTTTTCTGGAAAGGTATAACGGCAGAGTAAGGCAGTCACTTGTGCAGCTTGCGGAAATTGCAGGAGCTGAGGATGAATATATGGAAGCATCTGCGGTAAAATGCTTTGAGGAGCTGGTTTCGGAAGGGGAAGGGAAATATACCTTTAACAGAGCTTCATTTGCGGCCATACCCTCCGCTTTACAACGGCGTTTGATTAAACTAATATTAAATTATCTGTCGGCGGATCTATCTGCCCTTGATTTCTCCAAGATTGAATCTGTACGTCGGGGAACGCTGCAGAGCTATCCCACCACCTGGAGTTTGGATTTAGGTGGAGGCCTGACTTGTGTGCGGCAATATGATATCATCTTGTTCTCGTCCAAGCCCGCGCAGCAACAGGCAAGCTATACATATCGTCTGTTTTTACCGGATTCCGAGCTTAAGCTGGAGGAAATAGGTAAGGTGATGTCGATGGCGGTGCTGGAGAGAGAAAACTTTTTTGTACAGGGGGAGGATTATGGGAAGATGTCGGCTTGGTTTGACCGTGATGAACTGGTCTTTCCACTAACGATTCGTTCCCGATTGCCTGGAGATACCATAAGAGTCATGGGATTAAACGGAAGCAAAAAGGTAAAAGATATTTATATTGATGATAAAATACCTGCTGCTGAACGCTCAATGATCCCCCTCGTTTGTGATGGTTTGGGCAATATCGTCTGGATTCCGGGCGTAAGACGCTCGATGCATGCCGCAGTAGGGCGGCAAACGACCTCGGTACTTCTATTGTCTCTAGCAGAGCTGGATGACCGTGAAGAAACGTAA
- the hpt gene encoding hypoxanthine phosphoribosyltransferase has protein sequence MQNDIQEVLITEEELQQKIKELGRTLSEEYAGRTPLVICVLKGAFIFMADLVKAITVPVEMDFMAVSSYGASTKSSGVVKIIKDLDVSVEGRDILIVEDIIDSGLTLSYLIELLRNRNAASINVVTLFDKPSGRTVNLEASYTGFVLPDEFVVGYGLDYAERYRNLPYVGVLKPEIYSN, from the coding sequence TTGCAAAATGATATTCAAGAAGTCTTGATCACCGAAGAGGAACTTCAGCAGAAAATTAAGGAGCTCGGTCGAACACTGAGCGAAGAATACGCAGGACGTACCCCTTTAGTCATTTGTGTACTAAAAGGCGCGTTTATATTTATGGCAGATCTGGTTAAAGCCATTACAGTACCTGTTGAGATGGATTTCATGGCAGTATCTAGCTATGGAGCATCCACCAAGTCCTCTGGTGTTGTCAAAATTATTAAGGATTTAGATGTATCGGTAGAAGGCCGCGATATCTTGATCGTTGAAGATATTATTGACAGTGGCCTTACGCTCAGCTATTTGATTGAGCTACTCCGCAACCGCAATGCTGCTTCTATCAATGTGGTTACCTTGTTTGATAAGCCCTCAGGTCGTACGGTTAATCTAGAAGCCAGCTATACAGGCTTCGTGTTGCCAGACGAATTTGTAGTAGGCTACGGATTGGATTATGCCGAGCGGTATCGGAACCTCCCATATGTTGGAGTACTGAAGCCTGAGATTTATTCCAATTGA
- a CDS encoding VWA domain-containing protein — MKQIMLITDGCSNVGESPVLAAAHALQEGITVNVVGVVDYGTIGELGSREIADIAKAGGGLSRIVGTPQLAQTIQMMTRKTVVQTIQQAVNKEVKKILGDGSLDQLPPVQRSQVVTVVDELTETTPLRIALLIDASASMKPKLGAVEDAIRDLALSLEAREGKSEIAVFHYPGNNSSEDAKLDLDWTHDMSGIRTLFSKLHMRGATPTGPAIFKVLEHYRYDTLDEHRGRRLSDDHDEREGMIGGYVV; from the coding sequence ATGAAGCAAATTATGCTCATTACTGACGGTTGTTCGAATGTAGGAGAAAGTCCGGTGTTGGCAGCGGCGCATGCCCTGCAGGAGGGAATCACCGTAAATGTGGTTGGTGTAGTTGATTATGGTACGATCGGCGAGCTCGGAAGCCGGGAGATTGCCGACATTGCCAAGGCCGGGGGAGGCCTTAGCCGAATAGTCGGAACGCCACAACTGGCGCAGACGATTCAGATGATGACACGCAAGACCGTGGTTCAGACGATCCAGCAGGCGGTTAATAAAGAGGTAAAAAAGATACTAGGCGATGGCTCATTGGATCAGTTACCTCCTGTTCAACGTTCACAGGTTGTTACAGTTGTAGATGAACTGACAGAAACAACACCGCTGCGCATTGCACTTCTTATCGATGCCAGTGCTAGTATGAAACCTAAACTGGGTGCTGTGGAAGATGCTATCCGCGATTTGGCGCTCAGTTTGGAAGCACGGGAAGGTAAGAGTGAGATTGCTGTATTCCATTATCCTGGAAATAACAGCAGCGAAGATGCCAAGCTTGATCTAGATTGGACCCATGACATGTCAGGTATTCGTACGTTATTCTCTAAATTACACATGAGAGGCGCGACACCGACGGGTCCAGCTATTTTCAAGGTGCTTGAACATTATCGTTATGATACACTGGATGAACATCGTGGACGCCGACTAAGTGATGACCACGACGAAAGAGAAGGGATGATTGGTGGGTATGTCGTCTAA
- a CDS encoding type III pantothenate kinase produces the protein MMLAVDVGNTNIVLGVYRKRELLHHFRLSTARQSTVDEYGVLIHNLFQMSGISVKDVEGVIISSVVPPLVKTIVDMCIKYIGKDPLLVGPGIKTGLNLRYENPREIGADRIVNAVAAIEQYKCPLVVVDFGTATTFDCIDAGANYLGGAIVPGLVISTEALYQRASKLPRIELEKPKKVIGRNTVHAMQAGIIFGYAGQVEGIVKRIKIEMNAPELKVISTGGLASLIAGETDCIDEVNPMLTLEGLRIIYDRNQ, from the coding sequence ATGATGCTTGCTGTCGATGTCGGTAATACCAATATTGTTCTCGGTGTATACAGAAAGCGCGAATTGTTACATCATTTTCGGCTAAGTACTGCCCGCCAATCCACCGTGGACGAATATGGAGTGCTGATACACAATCTTTTTCAGATGTCAGGGATCTCTGTCAAAGATGTGGAAGGTGTAATTATATCCTCGGTAGTTCCACCTCTGGTTAAGACTATCGTGGATATGTGTATAAAGTATATAGGCAAAGATCCGTTACTCGTAGGACCAGGGATAAAAACGGGACTTAATCTTCGCTATGAGAATCCGCGTGAGATTGGCGCAGACCGGATTGTTAATGCTGTGGCTGCGATTGAACAATATAAATGTCCGCTTGTTGTTGTTGATTTTGGTACGGCTACGACCTTCGACTGTATCGATGCAGGGGCTAATTATCTTGGAGGAGCGATTGTTCCGGGTCTTGTTATTTCTACAGAGGCCTTATACCAGCGGGCGTCGAAACTGCCACGAATTGAGTTGGAGAAGCCTAAAAAGGTTATCGGACGTAATACAGTTCACGCTATGCAGGCTGGTATTATTTTTGGGTATGCAGGCCAAGTCGAGGGGATTGTAAAGCGTATCAAAATCGAGATGAACGCTCCGGAACTGAAGGTTATTTCTACTGGAGGCCTCGCTTCGCTAATTGCGGGGGAGACGGATTGTATCGACGAAGTAAATCCTATGTTAACACTAGAAGGATTACGAATTATTTATGACCGTAACCAATAA
- the nadB gene encoding L-aspartate oxidase, with protein sequence MIPQYLVDFDLRDIPKVKTDCIVIGSGIAGLFTAIKASEDRRVIMITKKSVMESNTRYAQGGIAAVIAEDDSPAYHRQDTLMAGAGLCSSTAVDALVNEGPDRVHELIRLGTLFDKEDGVLALTQEGAHSHRRILHANGDATGYEIVRALAEQVAEHENIEVWDDHYVIDLITEGGECVGALLQRPGGGRLFLQGDATILCSGGAGQLFRYTTNPEVATGDGVAIAYRAGAHIRDMEFIQFHPTALSYPGAPRFLISEAVRGEGAVLRNINGERFMKRYHELLELAPRDIVARAIVSEMELTKSTFVYLDITHESPEMVKHRFPTIHETCMGYGLDITSDWIPVAPAAHYMMGGIKTDLNGESTIPRLFACGEVSSTGVHGANRLASNSLSEAVVFGHRIIERIRQLSPLGCDVTSVSSNEGRVDSPTQAIVERRLKLQKVMVRYAGLRRNEETLSKGIEELKRQLPIFGSVLTKREEYEFANMLTCCLLVTESALAREESRGAHYREDYPQRSDDQWRKHLLQIRDLGIVEELSDDV encoded by the coding sequence ATGATTCCACAATATTTGGTTGATTTTGATCTTCGGGATATTCCTAAAGTAAAGACAGATTGTATTGTTATCGGTTCAGGGATTGCCGGATTGTTCACAGCTATTAAAGCTAGTGAAGATCGGCGTGTCATTATGATCACAAAGAAATCAGTAATGGAGAGTAATACTCGCTATGCACAGGGGGGGATCGCAGCTGTAATCGCTGAGGACGATTCCCCTGCTTACCACCGGCAGGATACATTAATGGCGGGAGCAGGTCTGTGCTCATCCACAGCTGTCGATGCACTTGTTAATGAAGGACCAGATAGAGTTCATGAGCTAATTCGTTTAGGTACTCTTTTTGATAAGGAAGATGGGGTACTGGCTTTGACGCAGGAAGGAGCGCATAGTCACCGTCGTATTTTGCATGCTAATGGAGATGCTACAGGGTATGAGATCGTTCGTGCCTTGGCTGAACAGGTAGCTGAACATGAGAACATTGAGGTGTGGGATGATCATTATGTCATTGATCTCATCACTGAAGGTGGAGAATGTGTAGGCGCATTGTTGCAGCGTCCCGGCGGCGGACGGTTATTCCTGCAAGGGGATGCGACTATTTTGTGCTCTGGCGGTGCAGGACAATTATTTAGATACACTACCAACCCTGAAGTAGCTACAGGCGACGGGGTAGCCATTGCTTATCGTGCCGGGGCTCATATACGAGATATGGAATTTATTCAATTTCATCCTACAGCATTGAGTTATCCTGGAGCTCCTAGATTCCTAATCTCCGAAGCAGTTCGTGGGGAAGGAGCAGTATTGCGCAATATTAATGGAGAGCGGTTCATGAAACGATATCATGAGTTGCTTGAGCTAGCCCCACGAGATATTGTAGCTCGGGCTATTGTAAGTGAAATGGAGCTTACAAAGTCAACGTTTGTCTATTTGGATATTACGCATGAATCCCCAGAAATGGTGAAGCATCGTTTCCCTACAATACATGAGACCTGTATGGGCTATGGACTGGATATTACAAGTGATTGGATTCCAGTGGCTCCAGCTGCGCATTATATGATGGGGGGCATTAAGACCGATCTGAATGGGGAGAGTACGATTCCTCGCTTGTTTGCTTGCGGGGAGGTTTCTTCCACAGGCGTACATGGGGCTAATCGATTAGCAAGCAATTCATTATCGGAAGCAGTTGTTTTTGGACATCGTATTATTGAGCGGATTCGCCAATTATCTCCGCTTGGATGTGATGTAACATCAGTTAGTAGCAACGAAGGGCGTGTTGATTCGCCAACTCAAGCTATTGTGGAACGCCGTTTGAAGCTACAAAAGGTAATGGTTCGATATGCTGGATTACGACGTAATGAAGAGACCTTGTCTAAGGGAATAGAAGAATTGAAACGGCAGCTACCCATCTTTGGATCCGTATTGACTAAACGCGAGGAATACGAGTTCGCTAATATGCTGACCTGCTGTTTGCTCGTGACAGAGTCTGCTCTAGCACGGGAAGAGAGTCGCGGGGCACATTACCGTGAGGATTACCCGCAGCGAAGTGATGATCAGTGGCGCAAGCACCTGCTTCAAATTCGCGATCTGGGAATAGTGGAGGAATTAAGCGATGATGTTTAA
- the ftsH gene encoding ATP-dependent zinc metalloprotease FtsH, whose protein sequence is MNRFIRNSGFYLILFLVVVGIVQFVSNGNEAADFPRYDELRQEIKSNNVKDLTVQFEGNAFLVTGEYRELPADTKSKSFSTYIPPTDAAINELIQASDVNGIELTQKKMEGTSIWLTFLSSIIPLVIMFILFFFLFNQAQGGGGKVMNFGKSKARLYNEEKKKISFEDVAGADEEKQELVEVVEFLKDPRKFAAVGARIPKGVLLVGPPGTGKTLLARAVAGEAGVPFFSISGSDFVEMFVGVGASRVRDLFENAKKNAPCIIFIDEIDAVGRQRGAGLGGGHDEREQTLNQLLVEMDGFGGNEGIIIVAATNRADILDPALLRPGRFDRQITVDRPDVKGREAVLKVHARNKPLTKDVRLDVVAKRTTGFTGADLENLLNEAALLAARRNRKDISMIEVDEAIDRVIVGTEKRSRVISDREKRIVAYHEAGHTIAGYFLEHADMVHKVTIIPRGRAGGYVIMLPKEDRMIVTKQELLDKVTGLLGGRVAEELFIGEIGTGAYSDFQQATRIVRAMIMEYGMSDKLGPMQFGSSQGQVFLGRDIGHEQNYSDSIAYEIDQEMQNFITSSYERCKELLLKYSKEMHLIANTLLEKETLELDQIKELIEQGFLSEDGKAEGGEGVALEVGEPVIDNIGDVRVRIQGKSEDTDSTPPNLSKEIPNKPESEGNDGSDDDNKGGGTSLT, encoded by the coding sequence ATGAATCGGTTCATCCGGAATTCTGGTTTTTATTTGATTTTATTTTTAGTCGTGGTGGGTATTGTCCAGTTTGTGAGCAATGGAAATGAAGCCGCCGATTTCCCTAGATACGACGAGTTACGGCAGGAGATCAAGAGCAACAATGTGAAGGATTTGACGGTTCAGTTTGAGGGTAATGCCTTTTTAGTTACAGGCGAATATAGAGAGTTGCCTGCCGATACTAAATCGAAAAGCTTCTCCACATATATTCCTCCAACAGATGCTGCTATTAATGAACTGATTCAAGCCAGTGATGTTAATGGGATTGAATTAACTCAGAAGAAAATGGAAGGCACCAGCATTTGGCTGACATTCCTTTCTTCTATTATCCCGCTAGTCATTATGTTCATCTTGTTCTTCTTCCTGTTTAACCAGGCGCAAGGTGGCGGCGGTAAAGTCATGAATTTCGGCAAGAGCAAGGCTCGGTTATATAATGAAGAGAAGAAGAAAATCAGCTTCGAGGATGTTGCAGGGGCGGACGAAGAGAAGCAAGAGCTTGTCGAAGTCGTTGAGTTCCTGAAAGATCCGCGCAAATTTGCAGCTGTCGGTGCACGTATCCCTAAAGGCGTACTGCTTGTAGGCCCTCCGGGAACAGGTAAAACATTGCTTGCACGTGCAGTAGCAGGTGAAGCCGGTGTTCCTTTCTTTAGTATTTCCGGTTCCGATTTTGTAGAAATGTTCGTGGGTGTCGGTGCTTCTCGGGTACGTGATTTGTTCGAGAACGCTAAGAAGAACGCGCCATGTATTATCTTCATTGATGAAATTGATGCTGTGGGTCGTCAACGCGGCGCCGGACTCGGCGGCGGACATGACGAGCGCGAGCAAACACTTAACCAATTGCTGGTTGAGATGGATGGATTCGGTGGTAACGAAGGCATTATTATTGTTGCGGCAACTAACCGCGCTGATATACTTGATCCTGCATTACTTCGTCCAGGACGTTTTGACCGTCAAATTACGGTTGACCGCCCTGACGTAAAAGGCCGTGAAGCTGTACTTAAGGTTCACGCTCGTAACAAGCCGCTTACGAAAGATGTAAGACTGGATGTTGTCGCTAAACGCACAACTGGATTCACGGGTGCTGATCTAGAGAATCTGCTAAATGAAGCAGCATTGCTAGCTGCACGTCGTAACCGCAAAGATATTTCCATGATTGAAGTGGATGAAGCCATTGACCGTGTTATCGTGGGTACTGAGAAACGTAGTCGGGTTATCAGTGACCGTGAGAAACGCATTGTTGCTTACCATGAAGCAGGCCATACTATAGCTGGTTATTTCCTTGAGCATGCTGATATGGTGCATAAAGTTACAATTATCCCACGCGGACGTGCCGGCGGATATGTTATTATGCTTCCGAAGGAAGATCGGATGATCGTTACCAAGCAGGAGCTTTTGGATAAGGTTACTGGATTACTTGGTGGACGTGTTGCCGAAGAATTGTTTATTGGTGAGATCGGTACGGGCGCATACAGTGACTTCCAACAGGCTACGCGCATCGTGCGTGCCATGATCATGGAGTACGGTATGAGCGATAAGCTTGGACCTATGCAGTTCGGCTCGTCTCAAGGCCAAGTATTCTTGGGTCGTGATATTGGGCATGAACAGAATTATAGTGATTCCATCGCTTATGAGATTGATCAAGAAATGCAGAACTTTATTACTTCGAGCTACGAACGTTGTAAAGAACTGTTGCTCAAATACTCTAAAGAAATGCACCTGATTGCCAATACGTTACTTGAGAAGGAAACACTTGAGCTTGATCAGATTAAAGAGCTGATTGAACAAGGATTCCTTTCTGAAGATGGTAAGGCTGAGGGTGGCGAAGGCGTTGCGCTTGAAGTTGGCGAACCTGTCATTGATAATATCGGTGATGTGCGTGTCCGCATTCAAGGCAAGTCTGAAGATACTGATTCCACGCCTCCGAACCTATCAAAGGAAATCCCGAACAAACCTGAATCTGAGGGTAATGACGGATCTGATGATGACAATAAAGGCGGCGGAACTAGCCTTACCTAA
- a CDS encoding serine/threonine protein kinase has product MSSNPSYPTGTLINGKWRGNRYVVERMLGRGANGTVYLVQREGRRERYALKIGYDTLELQSEINVLTSLQSRRKRNEHRARRENPLSSYFLEADDFANGDNVPFYVMRYVEGKPLHHFLSKNGPDWLGLVGLGLLDKLRTLHECGFVFGDLKPENVMVSKYGEVELIDFGGTSPIGRSVKQFTEWHDRGFWNAGSRTSDEGYDLFAFAVLCLRLLNEEGLKKAALQLPQTRSVDELFKLARNLPDKKLSSWICLALKGGFTGSADATELWRSHIYNSRRKRPDSMDTPRWLKNAFGLSLFVLAFTIYWVFRF; this is encoded by the coding sequence ATGTCGTCTAATCCGTCCTATCCTACTGGTACCTTAATTAACGGCAAATGGCGGGGTAACCGTTATGTCGTTGAGCGGATGCTGGGAAGGGGCGCGAACGGAACCGTATATCTTGTGCAAAGAGAAGGCAGACGGGAAAGGTACGCGCTAAAAATCGGATACGATACACTTGAACTTCAATCGGAGATCAATGTACTAACCTCGCTGCAATCACGGCGAAAGCGGAATGAGCATCGTGCTCGTCGTGAGAATCCATTGTCTTCTTATTTTTTGGAAGCGGATGATTTTGCGAATGGGGATAATGTCCCCTTCTATGTAATGAGGTATGTTGAAGGCAAACCTCTGCATCACTTTTTATCGAAAAACGGTCCCGACTGGTTAGGCCTGGTAGGGCTTGGTCTGCTTGATAAGCTGCGCACACTGCATGAATGCGGTTTTGTGTTCGGGGATTTGAAGCCGGAGAACGTCATGGTATCAAAGTACGGCGAAGTGGAGCTGATCGACTTTGGGGGCACAAGTCCTATTGGTCGCAGTGTGAAGCAGTTTACCGAATGGCATGACCGTGGCTTTTGGAATGCAGGCAGCCGCACGAGTGATGAGGGTTATGATCTATTCGCTTTTGCTGTACTGTGCCTCCGTCTTTTGAATGAAGAGGGGCTCAAGAAAGCTGCGCTACAGCTGCCGCAGACAAGAAGTGTAGATGAGCTGTTTAAGCTGGCTAGAAATCTACCCGACAAGAAACTATCCTCTTGGATTTGTTTGGCATTAAAAGGAGGTTTCACCGGTTCCGCAGATGCTACAGAGCTCTGGCGAAGCCATATTTACAATTCGCGTAGAAAGCGTCCTGATAGTATGGACACACCTCGCTGGCTCAAAAATGCTTTTGGGTTATCCTTGTTTGTGCTTGCCTTTACAATTTATTGGGTATTTCGGTTTTGA
- the nadC gene encoding carboxylating nicotinate-nucleotide diphosphorylase produces the protein MMFNGYNEELVQSIKAWLREDVGSGDVTTQMTIPVGHESKGIIHAKEDGVICGIPIAELVFEIVDPTLSFTALVEEGQAVTKGTVIIEVEGSTHAILTGERLALNLMQRLSGVASRTSSFVQVLDGLPTRLVDTRKTTPGHRMLEKYAVRVGGGFNHRFGLYDAVMIKDNHIKGAGGIRQAVGRARKNIPHTMSIEVETENLEQVEEALAAGADIIMLDNMSNEMMKQAVARIKAKAPHVKTEASGNVSLETVRGIAETGVDVISVGRLTYSFSSLDISLDLNAKKEGSSS, from the coding sequence ATGATGTTTAATGGTTACAATGAAGAACTAGTACAATCCATTAAGGCTTGGCTGCGGGAAGATGTTGGTTCCGGTGATGTAACAACACAAATGACAATACCTGTTGGCCATGAATCTAAAGGGATTATTCATGCTAAAGAAGATGGCGTAATTTGTGGTATCCCGATTGCAGAGTTGGTTTTTGAAATTGTTGATCCTACGCTTAGCTTTACAGCCCTTGTAGAAGAAGGTCAAGCAGTGACAAAAGGGACTGTAATTATTGAGGTAGAGGGAAGCACACATGCAATTCTTACGGGTGAACGGCTTGCACTCAACTTGATGCAGCGTCTTTCCGGTGTAGCATCACGTACGTCATCTTTCGTACAGGTGCTCGATGGATTACCGACTCGTCTAGTAGATACACGTAAGACTACACCAGGACATCGTATGCTGGAAAAATATGCAGTTCGTGTTGGTGGAGGCTTTAATCATCGTTTTGGTCTATATGATGCGGTTATGATCAAGGACAATCATATCAAAGGTGCAGGTGGTATTAGGCAGGCAGTAGGTCGTGCGCGGAAGAACATTCCACATACGATGAGCATTGAAGTAGAGACTGAGAACTTAGAGCAAGTCGAAGAGGCGCTGGCAGCAGGTGCTGATATTATTATGCTTGATAATATGTCTAACGAGATGATGAAGCAAGCGGTGGCTAGGATTAAAGCTAAAGCTCCACATGTCAAGACAGAGGCCTCCGGCAATGTATCGTTAGAAACGGTTCGTGGGATCGCAGAAACAGGTGTGGATGTGATTTCTGTAGGACGCCTTACGTACTCCTTTTCCAGTCTGGATATTAGTCTAGACCTTAATGCCAAGAAGGAAGGGTCCTCATCATGA